A stretch of Tenrec ecaudatus isolate mTenEca1 chromosome 2, mTenEca1.hap1, whole genome shotgun sequence DNA encodes these proteins:
- the LOC142440412 gene encoding olfactory receptor 6M1-like: MERENWTMVTEIILTGIPTTRALGSLLFLIFLSAYLVTVLGNGLIITLTFVDYRLQSPMYFFLSNLSFSEILTTTCAVPKMLAGFLSERSSLSFSECFSQFYFYFLSGCTEFILFAVMSYDRYVAICSPLQYPVIMNSSLCVRLVILSWVGGFFLILPSTVLKARLPYCGPNVIDHFFCDSAPLLHLACADIRIIELLDFLSSLVLLISSLSLTLVSYVYIISTILKIPSGQGQRKAFATCASHFTVVSMGYGISIFVYVRPSQKSSLHLNKILFILSSVITPFLNPFIFSLRNETMKDALKDCWSKGRSFIKQIRSK, from the coding sequence ATGGAGAGGGAAAACTGGACCATGGTGACGGAGATCATTCTGACAGGGATACCCACTACCAGAGCTCTTGGCAGCCTCCTGTTCTTAATATTTTTATCTGCCTACTTGGTGACTGTCCTTGGAAATGGTCTCATCATTACCCTTACCTTTGTGGACTATAGACTTCAATCACcaatgtacttcttcctcagcaATCTTTCTTTCAGTGAAATTTTAACCACCACCTGTGCTGTTCCCAAGATGCTAGCAGGTTTCCTATCAGAGAGGAGCAGCCTCTCATTTAGTGAATGTTTCAGCCAGTTTTATTTCTACTTTCTCTCTGGATGTACAGAGTTTATCCTTTTTGCTGTCATGTcttatgaccgctatgtggccatttgCAGCCCCCTTCAGTACCCAGTAATTATGAACAGCTCACTCTGTGTGCGCCTGGTTATCCTTTCCTGGGTGGGGGGCTTTTTCCTCATCCTCCCATCCACTGTCCTTAAGGCAAGATTGCCATACTGTGGCCCCAATGTGATTGATCACTTTTTCTGTGACAGTGCCCCTCTCCTGCATTTAGCCTGTGCTGATATTCGTATTATTGAGCTCCTGGACTTCCTCAGTTCCCTTGTCCTGCTCAtcagctccctctccctcaccttGGTCTCCTATGTGTACATCATCTCCACCATTCTGAAGATACCCTCAGGCCAAGGTCAACGCAAAGCCTTTGCCACTTGTGCCTCTCACTTCACTGTGGTCTCCATGGGCTATGGGATCTCCATCTTCGTCTATGTTCGCCCCTCACAGAAAAGCAGCCTGCATCTCAACAAGATCCTTTTTATCCTCTCCAGTGTCATCACACCATTTCTCAATCCCTTCATCTTTAGTTTGAGAAACGAGACCATGAAAGATGCACTGAAGGACTGTTGGTCAAAAGGCCGCAGTTTCATTAAACAGATTAGATCCAAGTAA